Part of the Vigna unguiculata cultivar IT97K-499-35 chromosome 3, ASM411807v1, whole genome shotgun sequence genome, GgaaattaaactattttagtaTTACTCGTCttgacatttcctttgcagtcaAGGTGGTGAGTCAATTTCTCAATTCTTCATGTGTAAATCATTAGAATGcaattattcatatattaaagTACATTAAAGGATCTCCTGGAAAAGGTTTGCTATATGGTCACAATAACCATACTAAAGTTGTCTATTATTCAAATACTAattgggcaggatctccttctAATAAAAGGTCCACTTTTGAATATCGTGTCTCGATGTGCGATAACTTAATCTCATGGAAgagcaagaaacaaagtgttgtgaTAAAATCTAGTGTAGAAGCAGCGTATAAAGTTATGGTCACGATCAATTGTGAACTTCTTTGACTTAAAACAATTAAAGAGTTAGAATTTGGATGGTTGCTCTTCATATTAGTTCTAATCTTGTCGTTCATAAAAGGATCAAACACATTGATGTTGATTatcattttattgataaaagaCCATATATAgagacatcaagactgagtttgttaaTTTAAGTGATctattaacatatatttttaccaAATATTTACAAGGATCttgaattgattatatttgtaacaagtttGTTACATAGGATTTATATGTCCCAATTAGTGAACATTAAGGATTCATCCTATACatctttctcttttattttaacacatttaatctctattatatatttgatgtttttaatCATTTGCCTCTTCCAATCTATTCTTCTGTATCTCTAtatctaaattaaatttcaatacttaattggtgcaaaaaaaaaaatgttaatataataaaaataattagcaaAAATACAAACGTTGTTACACTTGtgtgtttacattttttaattttcatagaaatttgagttaagataaatacgaaatatataattaatttttaaaatagttattaaatgtaaaattaaaaaaataaaatatgtacacaaaataagtttttaaaataacagtcAAAGATAAAAGAGGGTTGTAGAATAACAATTAaagataaactatttataaaataattaatttttaaaacaataattaagggtaaatcTACATAACGAAATATAAACGCAAAAAGGATATCttcttatatattgttatagatatattgttataaataaataatttttaaaataataattaattttttatatattgttatagatattatATGACAGTTTAAAACAGTTACTATAAATAGAATCTATATAACTTATATGTATAATTtacacatattaaaatatttatttattacaaattttaattatataaaattcaacagTTATCTTGTGCAATTCAATGCATAAAATACTAGTCTAGAAGAAAAAATCTAAATCTATTCAACTGCAGCTCTGTCCGACATGGAAAAACTTTTAGCAAAGAAATCAGTATGCTTTTCACAATCTTAACGAATATGAATGAGTTCTACTTCACACTTCCTTTCATGGATCACTTGAGATGGAAATCAAATAACAAGAATGGAGCATCTGGAGGAACACAATCCTCAAATTACCTCAAAATAATGGCCTACAACAAAAAAGGAAGgggaaaaaaaataactttacaATTATGTCAAACACAAAGTGCCATATCTTACAATATATTGGAACCACCACATAGCAATTGGCTATTTATCCGAAACAGCCATAAACCTAAACACAAACGGGGAAGCATTTGGCTAAGCTCTGCTCTGGTGTATATATATAGGCCAACAGAAGGAGAAGAAATGCTGGCACAAATCAGAAGGCAATCTGAACTATGAACTCTCACATTATGATGCAATTACACTTTGATTCAAGCTTATTAGGGGGCTTCATGCTGTCTATCTTGTTAGGAAGCCCAACATTGCGTATCAAAGACTCATCAGTATTTTCATCATTCTCAGTCTTGGTAGGCGATTCTGATTTTACATCAGTTTCTACCATCTTAGGCCTTGCCTTCTGAGGTTTCATAGCACGCTTGCGGGCAATCTGGCTGCGTGTGTCCTTTATATCGGAATTGGGTTTCCCCAATATAGTCACTGTCGGCTCAGAACCTTCCAATGGTTCTGAGTGTTCCTTTTCCATTGAAATCGTTGCAGCTTTATATGCAAGATCATGGATGATAGAGCTGCAGAAAAGTATAGTATCTGTTGCCTCTTCAAGTGTCAAGCTTCTGGTGTTAACACCATCTTGACACTCCACCGTAACTGTGGATCCTTCTGGGAAATAGCATTAGAAATCTGTCAGAAATTTGCTGAGCACTAATATTTTCTCCAAATAAAGGTTCAGCAGATAAAATAGATTACAAGCGCCAAAACCATGTACATTGAGAAACAGCTTTCTTGTACTCCCCCACTATTAATGAAGTATTTGTTCAGATTTCAGAAAGCTCGTAGAAAAATATTACAGATCCTCAAGAGCAGCGGTTATGAAATCAAAAAATagaacttttttattaaaaaattacctCGGGGTTGCATTGGAAATTTTGGGGAGTGCATTTGTTACActctgtaataaaaaaaaaaaaaaaaatctactttTGATTCCAAAACACAAAAGTTAATCCGAAATACAAATCTTCCGGCAAATTGGAAACTGGACTATTAAGTTGCTGCTGACTACCACTCTTAACATATCAGGCACATCAATTCAGATTATTATCATtcgtaaaaaaatatgtaaagaaaCAACCTTCCAAAGTATACTACTATATCTGTTAGAAAACAAGACCATGAAATTTGTTTATCTGTTTAAAATTTACATGACAAACTATGTGCTATGTACATACACGACAGTATTCGAGAcataagaataatttaaaattgtcaCAGAAAGTTTTCATGCTCATCTCAAACAGCATCATACCTATGCCATGGGAGTACTCGGAGGCGTTGAGCTCAGAAACAGAAGCTGCAAGAGAATCACTGGAAGAAATTGAAACAGAAGGTTCCTGAAAATCATCAACAGGGCATTTTGATACAAGTGATGGATCATCATCCACCACTCCAGTATCATTCTGACTAAATTTTTCCCCATCTATTTCTGATTCTTCAATTGTAGAAGTGTTGGTAGTAACCAGAGCATCCAATCCATCCACATTAGAGTTCTCCATATCATTTTCCTCATCAAAAGATGACTTTGCATCCTGAACTGATGTTTCGGTATTTGGCACACTGCCCACATTATTCGGATGGTCTTCAATTCTATCACTTAAAATACAGCTTTCATGATTTGGAAATGATGCCACTGAATTGTGATCAGGCCGAACACCAGTAGCCGGGCTTACTAATACTGAGATACAAGCATCAGCTGTTCTACTACGGTCATGGTATTCAAGATTATCTTCCTTGGCAACAATGGAACTCATAGAAGAATCAATCACATCTGTCACTGTATTTTCTGAAGCTTGCATTTCTCGCAGATGTTGGGGTATCCCCTCTAGGTTGCTGCATTCAGTATTGCCAGATGAAGTTTCTTGTGTAGTAAAACCTAATCCATGGTACGAATGGGTTGACATTCCAGAAAAAGATGAACCAGGGCTTGGAGGCCTGATCCTGACGTCATATCCATAGTCTACATCCAATTTCCTGCCACTTGACTGCCTTTGGACACGAAAATCAGAATGTCTTGTTGAGCTGAAATCAACAGATGATGAGGTAGAATAGCTGCTACGGCCCGTTGAACTTCTAATACTGTTAATGCTGTTTCTTGCAAAGGACAGGTCATCATAAGATAGCGTTGTGGCAGTAAAAGTCCTGCCCTGAATTACAGGTCCTTTGCTACTGTTTGACCTTTTTAGTAGTACAGAGATGCCAGTGCCTTCCAAGAGGTCAGCTTTCAAAATTGAGCGGTCTTTGGAAAGAGACAACTGCTGCTCCCCGGAATGATTATCAGGCTTCGTGGAATCAACCCCTGACTGGTCCACCTCTAGCTGATTAGTAGACGTCTGCTCATTTCTCTCCACTGAACTTGAGAGAGGATTTTGTTGCGAGTTGTCCCAAATATATTCACTCGGAAAAGTGTGATTTGCCTCTGCACCTGGTTCTCCAAGGGGAAACCTCACGTTACTCACATTATTCTCTTGAGACAGTCTAGACTCAACAGCTAGTTGGTCTGTTTCATGTGATGGTTTTTCTTCTGTAGGAATGCTTGTGGAATTCACTGAATTGTCACTGGAAACTGACAAAGTTGCATCCGGGATGATATGTCTCAACAATGTGGTTTTCCTGCTGCATTCTTGACATAGTCTAAGATTCTTCTCAGTTTGATCAGTGGCCTCCAGAGGACAACCACAATTAGAACAGATTTCTGTATTCTCAAAAGCACTAGTTTCAGAAATGTCAACTATGGCATCGGACGTTTCTAAACTTTCACTGAATTCTTTGTCAATACTATGATAAACAAAAGTCTCAGATTCAGTGGGACCTAAACCAATCATAGGGCCTATAGTTTTATGGTGCAGGACATCAACTGATTCATCAATGATCTCATGCTCAATGTTTGCATTTAATACATCAGTTTTATCAAAGGAAAATACTTCCTCATGAACGTCAGCATATACTATCTTTTCAGTTTCACTGGCATCTTCTTGATTGTGGTCACTCCCTTCAGTATCTGGTGCAAAACTTGTACCATGATCAGAGCTTGCGTTGCTGCTTGTTGTGACAGAGGAGTTCCTAGATACCAGGGATCGTTGTGCAGAATTTGCTTTTCCAACATAAAAGGTTGTACTTGGCACACTTGACAAGAGAGGCCTGAACATGTTCTGAGGACTTTTTTTATCCTGGCACAGCAAGGTTGGTTAACAAACAAAGTAAGCAGTTTGATCCCAAGTTCGCATCCAACTCTTAAAGACATAAGGGAAAAGATCAGGGCAAAAGGTGAGGGGAGCATGAATGAATGAACAACTCTTTCCAAGAAAAACTCATTCGTGACTAAGAACAGCAAATGTGTAAACTTGGTTATGATAATCCACGTATGCCACTTTATATGCAGCGCAATAAACAAGCTCATTGATGACTTTGCTGAAGTCACTTACTTGAATAATAGTCTTATCATGTGTAGCTTAAAAATAAACAGAGAGGAAAGAGAACATGCACCAGAAGAACCAAATAAAGCATTGTACCAAGATTATAGagataaataaatcaaatatgatTGTACTCTCCAGGTGACCAGGTTCACTTCAATCCAATCCTACCTAATCACATCCCAACTGATTCCACAGTAACAACCCTGGAAGACCCGGGGAGTTCCGTAGCACTAGGGGATTCTAGCCAACAGTTCCTGAGTATTGGGGAATACACACATACTTGAAATTATGTCAAAGTTTTGATCATTGGTAGCCTAGAAAGATCGAAGATGGCTGGCTCActccaaattcaatttaaattgttttgattttgacaAGTACCCAAGCAATGGGGAACCCACACTCAAAAGCTAGCTATTATAAAGGGATAACCAAATACTTAAATATTCCCCCGAGCAACTTATACTACTGGATCTGGGACTTAAGCAACCTATTCACTTTAATTGCAACCAGCTTTCGTACCAATTGATAAGTATCCAAGCACTTGGAGAACCCAGCTTTAAAAGCTAACTATTAAAGAAGAGAACCACCTAAATATTCTACTGAGCATCTTATACTACTCTATGTGAGATTCAAGTGCCTCAACCCAAGTTCCTTTTAAGAATGTTCTAACTTATTAGCATATGTGAAAAGGAAAGTGAATAAAAGAGGGAAATTATGTGCATGCATATGCAGAGAAGAGTTGACTGAACATATCTTTTTGTCAAACGAGAATTTTAATATAGACAATTTAggaatatcatattaaaaacagCTTCTTTAGTTGAAATTACTCAGCGAACTATAAAATGATTGAGAAAGTAAGTCAAGATTTAAGCAAAAAAATACCATTTGCCGTAGAGCAGAATCAAAAGATCTTTTAGGAGCAGAACTTGGGGACACCATCCTGGCTGGCTTCTTGGAAATTGAGGGAGATTTGCTGTTTGAAAATGAACCACCCCTTCTTGAACCATATCGGTCTAGGCTACCCACAGGGATGGACTGAAGAGAGTCCAGATCATCATCACCAGAAGATATGACAGAACCTTTGCTGCGTGAACTAAATTGATCTCGATCATGACTATTAATATAACTGCTGCTCCTGGAAGGCGTGGGAGACATTGATTGCCTACCTAATTTAGAAGTAGAGTCCCTACTATTTCTGGATGCTGGGGATGAACCCCTCACATATGATGCCGGCCGATCAGCCAAAGATGTCCGGAGATTAGGAGGAGCTTCGGAAGAGAAACCAGGAATGTTTGTTTGCCATGCTCTTATCTTTGGTGAAGCGGAGTTTCCACGGCTTGTCTTAACAGGGGAAGTTCCCCTAATCCCAGATGAGACGGCAGGACTACCCGAGCCAGTGCTGATTCGCCGAGGAGTAGGAGTAGAGGACCTAGAAACAGGTGTTGCGGGCTTTGTTGGAGGTGGAGATGGTCTTCTTGTTGGAGTAGCCTGTCTAATAACTTGAGTTGGACTAGAATTTGGCGTCAATGAAGACCTTCCCCTTGATTGCAATGTGTTATTCCCAGATCGAGGGGATGAGCTTAAGCGATTAGGACTTGCACTGCCCCTACTGCTTTTGTAACTTCTCTCCATCTGAAAGTGTCCAACAAAAGGTGGATAGTGACTAACATAACACACTTTTCATACAGAGAAGAAAATATTAGGATTTTCATTCAAGAGGTAATTGTGCACAAAACAGATTTCAAAGCACACCGTAGATGATCTTGATATGGAAATAGGTTTACTTCTAGGCCTGCCTCTGCTCACAACATTTATTTCTGCTGGTTCATCATCTAGTGAAGGAAACAGTGGAGTGTCCGGTGGTGTCAATAACCTTCAAACGAATAAAACAGAAATGCAGCATCAGTAAAGTAAAATGCACATCTAATTCTAAACCTTCGGAAAAAAGGGATTTTGAATTATTGACAAAACTATTAGTGTGAAAGAAACACAATTGCAAAAAGTTGGaattgaaatcataaaatttgatCATAACACAACAACAAGATTTAGCATAGTAAGAttcaaaagatagaaaaaactACACACCAATCATAGTCATTCTTGTCACCATCTGCATTAAGCAATTCACTGGTTTCTCCTCGACCGGGAATGGATATCCCAAGCTTGATATCAGAAAAATGTCTCAACTTCTGGGctgcaaattaatataaaaaatgggGGAGAAATGCATGAGTATCACACAAATAAAGCAactgataaatatatatacattctcTCCTCAAGATGCGAGTAAAGAAGATTACAAAATGAGTCTTCCAGGTCATCTGATGGCTGAAGCAAAAAGCCCTCTTTTTCTCTGGACTGCATTTCACTGAACAAAGCAAGATCTTCATCTTTCTCTCTTAAGTGCAATCCACTTTCAAGACTGCGTCCGCGCTTGTGACTGTCTGATCTTGACTCTCTACCAGGAGAGCATCTAAATGCCGGGGAAGGTGGCATCTCCCCTACCCAATGCAATGCTCAACAAGTTTCACCTCAAGTTCTCCATTCAATCCAAAGTCAAAAACCTTCAACACCCTAACCAACAAACAATGATTATTGTTAACACATAGCTCAAGCTCACCACAAATCCAATCTCCAAACAACAATaccagcaaaaaaaaaaaaaacccactTTCATTCACCAACTATCTCCTCAGGCTTCGTTACTTTTTCTAAGCACTCAACAAACACTAGCAAGCACCATACTCAATGTGACTGAGTCAACCAACCCACATATCCCAAAACAAACAAACTAAATTTGGCATATTAAAACAACTGTACCATTCCAAACGCAATGTCTAACCCCTCAACATTCATATGCAATAAGCATCCAAAGCTAATACTGAAGATATCCCtcaacctgaaaccctaaaacATTGGCCAGGAATAGATCCTAAATTACGCCGTTTCCATCACCGACCAAAAACATAGCCAATTCAAACGGCAAAATTCAAGCTGGAGCACCCATTAAGCAAGTTCAGAGCTTACAGCGAAACAAGGCTCACCAAATTCCCAAGTCAAATAGCTTCAAACACAGTGCGAATTCTaagattaaaaaacaaaatataataaaaacaaaaacaaaaaaatagagcTTAAATGCCAATTACAATGCGACGAATGTTGTCTCAGACACCCGGATCTACAGCATTCATGGCTTCTTCTGAGCACCCAAAAGTACAGATCAGAACCAGTGTGATCCAACGGTTCCAACAAActctaaaaaaatttcattttctctctcctcacacaattctttttttttcagctctgaaaaataaaaaacataatattgaACTGCAAtttgagaataataatattaatactcaACCATAACCTTTGTTGTTGTCCTTTGATTTGCTGTTTTGTCCTAAATAGCAAGCattctttcctctctttttttttttttttttttctgtttttcagcTTCCTTTTgagttcctttttttttctgccGTTACAAGTGCCTCGTAGGTTccctcttgttttttttttttttgcaaaccTTTTTTTTCTCCTAAATGGAACTCCAATATggttaagaattttttttgtctttatttttctcaatttctgtGTTTGCGTAGAAGaactaaaatacattaattagtCGATTTTAATGTCTAGGATTTTTAGTTCCACTTGATATTATAGCTCATGAACCATTTTCTACCTTTTTAATTGCTAAACATCAATTGGATTGAACGAGACATTAATATTATAATCGTGCTGGTCGAAGGTTACATGTGTAGGTAAATGCCTAGGGTGTTACATGCCACATTGGAGACAAGTTTGAACTTTTGGATCCTTCATCGCATAAACGAGCCATAATAATAAgcgataataatatttaatggcTGGGGTCAATTTTTGGGACTAAGCTATTAAATTTCTTATCACATTCAGTAATATTAAATGTACGTTACCTTACACTGATCCGTATAGCAACTAAAAAGTTTTGACTCGTTGAAAGCcccaaaaggaaaaggaaaaacaagagcTATTATACTAGTAGTATTAGTAATATTTTGGCCAACCATGTTCTAAAATTTGAAGTTCAAAGTAATGAACAAAGTTAGCATTATTTAGAACAACGTTGGACAGTGTATGAGAGACCCAAAAGTGTGTATAATATAAGAAAGTCTTTCTCAGGAGGACTGAAGCATCACGGTCAGGGGTTTGATTTTGGTGAGGCTTTGCATTTTGAAATAGTTGATATGTCCTAATTAGTTTTTTTGTGGCCTAAGGTTTCTATCCATGAAGGAAGAGAAtggtattttaattaaagaataGTGCTTGAATTggtgagaaagaaaaaactctATTTGAATTAAAGGATGAAAAAAACCCAGAATTAAAATATGGTATAGATGCAACAGATAAATAAGGCTAAAAATTGTAATGGGAAAAACTTGAGAAGAAAGGAAggaagagagataaaaaaaaaaaaaaagttgagtgGGGACTAGGTAGGAAAAAGTCAACTTAACAACTGAGTTATGATTAGGCAATAGATAGGTGTGTACACTAATGTGAAGATTATCGAATCATGTCACTTTAATTGGTAGGTGATGAAGGAAACTTAAAAGGCTACTTACTATGCTAATCATTTTCATTGCTTTATGCCTTTATCTTCTCTTTGCTTTGCTTTCATTTCATTTCCTCCTTAACACATTTTCCCGAGCAGAGTTTAACTTTGCCAACGGTCGTCGCCAATTTCTACTTTTTCCGTCAAACACAAAAATCACAGTTTTTAAAcagtatttttaattacaaataggAATTTCGATTTTCGTTTTTAGGTTTATTacttttcatcttttaaaatatttatttatctttattcgTAAAAAATATcgttttttcatttaaataaagcTCTATCGCGAGCGATGAGTGCATTGATGATTTAGACTTGGTACCATTTATCATAGCAGTCCTTTTAATAAATAACCCCACAGGTTAGCTCAACTGTTATAGCATGACGATCCATTAAGACCAAGAgataaacatgtttttaaaatatttattaaaaattaagataaaaaattatttaaattattattaatatatttctatCATGTTTTTCcgtgtaatttattatttttattaaaaatgtattctTTTTACTTCTTAACTAGTGTAGTatatttagaatatttgttattaagACTCGGTATATTATCCAATCATGTGTTTCTCTCTATCTAGGTTAGGTTTCCATTCTTATAAGTGATTCAACGACTTTTCACACAGTGAGATGAAAATGAGATTTTCTGCTATATGGATCATTCCGGAACGTGAGTGTTGAATGTCGTAGTATGTTAATACatatgcaaaatttaattttagttcattaatttttgcttaatttatgttaaagtatttttatctaaaaaagtAGTTGAACTATTTAAACATATCGTAATATATTCCGTTTTTATCATTGAGTATTTTCAATGTTACACATCTAGTGTTGagttgagttaaaaaaataaataaataagtgtaaAAAGTGAATTGTTGTGAATCTtagataatgaaaatgaagaataaaaacataGACAAAGTGTGAAAAGAATAAATCGTCATGTGCTATATATCTTTTACTTTGCATCATTTGGAACATAAAGAATGGAAACACAATGCAGTtataagttaaatataaatCCTAACTAAATAACTGAATATAATACAATGATTATCGATCATGaacaaaatataatgattatttaTCATGAAATAGAATATAATGATTATTGATcactaaataat contains:
- the LOC114177794 gene encoding flocculation protein FLO11, giving the protein MPPSPAFRCSPGRESRSDSHKRGRSLESGLHLREKDEDLALFSEMQSREKEGFLLQPSDDLEDSFSQKLRHFSDIKLGISIPGRGETSELLNADGDKNDYDWLLTPPDTPLFPSLDDEPAEINVVSRGRPRSKPISISRSSTMERSYKSSRGSASPNRLSSSPRSGNNTLQSRGRSSLTPNSSPTQVIRQATPTRRPSPPPTKPATPVSRSSTPTPRRISTGSGSPAVSSGIRGTSPVKTSRGNSASPKIRAWQTNIPGFSSEAPPNLRTSLADRPASYVRGSSPASRNSRDSTSKLGRQSMSPTPSRSSSYINSHDRDQFSSRSKGSVISSGDDDLDSLQSIPVGSLDRYGSRRGGSFSNSKSPSISKKPARMVSPSSAPKRSFDSALRQMDKKSPQNMFRPLLSSVPSTTFYVGKANSAQRSLVSRNSSVTTSSNASSDHGTSFAPDTEGSDHNQEDASETEKIVYADVHEEVFSFDKTDVLNANIEHEIIDESVDVLHHKTIGPMIGLGPTESETFVYHSIDKEFSESLETSDAIVDISETSAFENTEICSNCGCPLEATDQTEKNLRLCQECSRKTTLLRHIIPDATLSVSSDNSVNSTSIPTEEKPSHETDQLAVESRLSQENNVSNVRFPLGEPGAEANHTFPSEYIWDNSQQNPLSSSVERNEQTSTNQLEVDQSGVDSTKPDNHSGEQQLSLSKDRSILKADLLEGTGISVLLKRSNSSKGPVIQGRTFTATTLSYDDLSFARNSINSIRSSTGRSSYSTSSSVDFSSTRHSDFRVQRQSSGRKLDVDYGYDVRIRPPSPGSSFSGMSTHSYHGLGFTTQETSSGNTECSNLEGIPQHLREMQASENTVTDVIDSSMSSIVAKEDNLEYHDRSRTADACISVLVSPATGVRPDHNSVASFPNHESCILSDRIEDHPNNVGSVPNTETSVQDAKSSFDEENDMENSNVDGLDALVTTNTSTIEESEIDGEKFSQNDTGVVDDDPSLVSKCPVDDFQEPSVSISSSDSLAASVSELNASEYSHGIEGSTVTVECQDGVNTRSLTLEEATDTILFCSSIIHDLAYKAATISMEKEHSEPLEGSEPTVTILGKPNSDIKDTRSQIARKRAMKPQKARPKMVETDVKSESPTKTENDENTDESLIRNVGLPNKIDSMKPPNKLESKCNCIIM